The Acidobacteriota bacterium genome contains a region encoding:
- a CDS encoding peptidoglycan DD-metalloendopeptidase family protein, with the protein MRRENILGKGKVSKKGITLGIVSSGLALSLLFISISAVAKSENRMKKLQAEIEYLLQELEVIKNTERGVLGELRRLESERKLREVELQRISMEIEETKKKIEEGEHEIAEHKRKIGELKRHLSKALKRVNMLGRLRHYRVLLLAQNASETLSFFKYASYMTTKDARSIRNFRNYVKTLHESTRELDGKRMILTEQKDALEKKKQMLLRGESARRVLLESIRNRKEIHREAINELRSACDELEKLINSFGSARQEDLRLSLNARKFKGLFAWPCRGYVNVPFGRIKHTKFGTELPHNGIDIVAPLGSDVRAVFDGKIIFAEWFKGYGLTIIIDHGAGILSVYCHASAILVEVGEYVEKGFLIGKIGDSASLKGPYLYFEIRDNGSAIDPMKWLSER; encoded by the coding sequence TTGCGTAGGGAAAATATTCTCGGTAAGGGAAAGGTTTCTAAGAAGGGTATCACTCTCGGGATCGTTTCTTCTGGGCTTGCTCTTTCCCTCCTCTTCATCTCCATTTCTGCTGTAGCAAAGTCAGAAAATAGAATGAAGAAGCTCCAGGCCGAGATCGAGTATCTCTTGCAGGAACTCGAGGTCATCAAGAACACGGAGCGCGGGGTCCTCGGCGAGTTGCGCAGGCTTGAATCAGAGAGGAAACTGAGGGAGGTCGAGCTGCAGAGAATCTCAATGGAAATTGAAGAGACAAAGAAAAAGATCGAGGAAGGAGAACACGAAATCGCCGAGCACAAAAGGAAGATAGGGGAACTGAAGAGGCATCTCTCGAAGGCTTTGAAGAGAGTTAACATGCTTGGGAGATTGCGGCATTACAGGGTCCTCCTGTTAGCTCAGAATGCCTCTGAAACCCTTTCCTTCTTTAAATATGCTTCGTATATGACAACGAAGGATGCCAGGAGCATCAGAAACTTCAGGAATTACGTGAAAACTCTTCATGAGTCGACAAGGGAGCTTGATGGTAAAAGGATGATCCTCACAGAGCAGAAAGATGCCCTGGAGAAAAAGAAGCAGATGCTCCTGAGAGGAGAATCGGCGAGAAGGGTGCTGCTTGAATCTATCAGGAATAGGAAAGAGATCCATCGCGAGGCCATCAACGAGCTGAGGAGTGCTTGCGATGAGCTGGAAAAATTGATAAATTCCTTTGGCAGCGCGAGGCAGGAAGATCTTCGCCTCTCGTTGAACGCGAGGAAGTTCAAAGGGCTCTTTGCGTGGCCATGTCGGGGCTATGTAAATGTTCCCTTTGGCCGGATAAAACACACTAAGTTTGGAACAGAGCTCCCTCATAACGGGATCGATATCGTAGCGCCATTGGGTTCGGATGTGAGAGCGGTCTTCGATGGCAAGATCATCTTTGCAGAATGGTTCAAGGGGTACGGCCTCACGATAATAATCGATCATGGTGCGGGAATCCTGAGTGTCTATTGTCACGCTTCGGCCATTCTAGTAGAGGTGGGGGAGTACGTTGAGAAGGGATTCCTCATAGGAAAGATCGGGGACAGCGCTTCTCTCAAAGGACCATATCTCTATTTTGAGATAAGGGACAATGGAAGCGCCATAGATCCGATGAAATGGCTTTCGGAAAGGTGA